A single region of the Salmo salar chromosome ssa16, Ssal_v3.1, whole genome shotgun sequence genome encodes:
- the LOC106573862 gene encoding cystathionine gamma-lyase isoform X1, translating to MASKHQQNDLPAGFRVQFKSFATEAIHVGQEPEQWKSMAVVPPISLSTTFKQYGPGDHAGFEYSRSGNPTRNCLEKAVAALDGAKYCFALASGLAATMTITHMLKAGDGVVCMSDVYGGTNRYFRKIAAEFGLDVSFADFTKIELLQAALKSNTKLVWIETPTNPMMKVVDIQACAAVVHQHNKDTVVVVDNTFMSAYFQRPLDLGADICMYSATKYMNGHSDVVMGLVSVNSEDLYDRLKFLQNALGAVPSPFDCYLCNRGLKTLHLRMRQHFKNALVVAKFLEADPRVDRVIFPGLPSHPQHELMKRQCTGCPGMITFYIKGKLENATTFLSSLKLFALAESLGGYESLAEHPAIMTHASVPESDRAALGISDTLIRLSVGLEDEQDIIEDLEQALNVAHPNK from the exons ATGGCTTCAAAACACCAACAGAACGACTTGCCTGCCGGGTTCCGCGTGCAGTTCAAATCTTTCGCAACAGAAGCGATCCACGTTGGTCAGGAACCGGAGCAATGGAAATCTATGGCGGTGGTACCACCTATTTCTCTGTCCACCACCTTCAAGCAGTATGGACCTGGAGATCATGCT GGTTTTGAGTACAGTCGGAGTGGAAACCCTACAAGAAACTGTCTGGAAAAAGCTGTTGCTGCTTTGGATGGAGCAAAGTATT GTTTTGCTCTTGCTTCCGGGCTGGCTGCGACTATGACCATCACTCACATGCTTAAAGCTGGAGATGGCGTTGTCTGCATGAGTGATGTGTATGGAG GCACCAATCGTTACTTCCGGAAGATTGCTGCAGAATTTGGCTTGGATGTCTCCTTTGCTGATTTTACCAAAATCGAGTTGCTCCAGGCCGCTCTTAAGTCGAACACAAAG TTAGTATGGATTGAGACTCCCACCAACCCTATGATGAAGGTGGTGGATATCCAGGCCTGTGCAGCTGTGGTCCACCAACACAACAAGGATACCGTGGTGGTTGTGGACAACACTTTTATGTCAGCCTACTTCCAG CGCCCCTTGGACCTCGGAGCAGACATCTGCATGTATTCAGCTACTAAGTACATGAATG GTCACAGTGATGTTGTAATGGGCCTGGTGTCTGTGAACAGTGAGGACCTGTATGACCGACTGAAGTTCCTACAGAATG CCCTGGGAGCCGTACCGTCCCCCTTTGACTGCTACCTGTGTAACCGTGGCCTGAAGACCCTGCACCTGCGCATGAGGCAGCACTTCAAGAATGCCCTGGTGGTGGCCAAGTTCCTGGAGGCTGACCCCAGGGTGGACAGAGTCATCTTTCCAG GCTTACCCTCCCACCCCCAGCACGAGCTAATGAAGAGACAGTGCACAGGCTGCCCAGGGATGATCACTTTTTACATAAAGGGAAAACTGGAGAATGCCACCACCTTCCTCAGCAGCCTCAAG TTGTTCGCACTTGCCGAGAGCCTTGGCGGTTATGAAAGTTTGGCAGAGCATCC GGCGATAATGACCCATGCATCTGTTCCAGAGAGTGATAGGGCTGCCCTGGGGATCAGTGACACGCTGATCCGTCTGTCTGTGGGGCTGGAGGACGAGCaggacatcattgaggacctggAACAAGCCCTGAACGTCGCG CATCCAAATAAGTAA
- the LOC106573862 gene encoding cystathionine gamma-lyase isoform X2 — protein MAVVPPISLSTTFKQYGPGDHAGFEYSRSGNPTRNCLEKAVAALDGAKYCFALASGLAATMTITHMLKAGDGVVCMSDVYGGTNRYFRKIAAEFGLDVSFADFTKIELLQAALKSNTKLVWIETPTNPMMKVVDIQACAAVVHQHNKDTVVVVDNTFMSAYFQRPLDLGADICMYSATKYMNGHSDVVMGLVSVNSEDLYDRLKFLQNALGAVPSPFDCYLCNRGLKTLHLRMRQHFKNALVVAKFLEADPRVDRVIFPGLPSHPQHELMKRQCTGCPGMITFYIKGKLENATTFLSSLKLFALAESLGGYESLAEHPAIMTHASVPESDRAALGISDTLIRLSVGLEDEQDIIEDLEQALNVAHPNK, from the exons ATGGCGGTGGTACCACCTATTTCTCTGTCCACCACCTTCAAGCAGTATGGACCTGGAGATCATGCT GGTTTTGAGTACAGTCGGAGTGGAAACCCTACAAGAAACTGTCTGGAAAAAGCTGTTGCTGCTTTGGATGGAGCAAAGTATT GTTTTGCTCTTGCTTCCGGGCTGGCTGCGACTATGACCATCACTCACATGCTTAAAGCTGGAGATGGCGTTGTCTGCATGAGTGATGTGTATGGAG GCACCAATCGTTACTTCCGGAAGATTGCTGCAGAATTTGGCTTGGATGTCTCCTTTGCTGATTTTACCAAAATCGAGTTGCTCCAGGCCGCTCTTAAGTCGAACACAAAG TTAGTATGGATTGAGACTCCCACCAACCCTATGATGAAGGTGGTGGATATCCAGGCCTGTGCAGCTGTGGTCCACCAACACAACAAGGATACCGTGGTGGTTGTGGACAACACTTTTATGTCAGCCTACTTCCAG CGCCCCTTGGACCTCGGAGCAGACATCTGCATGTATTCAGCTACTAAGTACATGAATG GTCACAGTGATGTTGTAATGGGCCTGGTGTCTGTGAACAGTGAGGACCTGTATGACCGACTGAAGTTCCTACAGAATG CCCTGGGAGCCGTACCGTCCCCCTTTGACTGCTACCTGTGTAACCGTGGCCTGAAGACCCTGCACCTGCGCATGAGGCAGCACTTCAAGAATGCCCTGGTGGTGGCCAAGTTCCTGGAGGCTGACCCCAGGGTGGACAGAGTCATCTTTCCAG GCTTACCCTCCCACCCCCAGCACGAGCTAATGAAGAGACAGTGCACAGGCTGCCCAGGGATGATCACTTTTTACATAAAGGGAAAACTGGAGAATGCCACCACCTTCCTCAGCAGCCTCAAG TTGTTCGCACTTGCCGAGAGCCTTGGCGGTTATGAAAGTTTGGCAGAGCATCC GGCGATAATGACCCATGCATCTGTTCCAGAGAGTGATAGGGCTGCCCTGGGGATCAGTGACACGCTGATCCGTCTGTCTGTGGGGCTGGAGGACGAGCaggacatcattgaggacctggAACAAGCCCTGAACGTCGCG CATCCAAATAAGTAA